In one window of Mauremys reevesii isolate NIE-2019 linkage group 22, ASM1616193v1, whole genome shotgun sequence DNA:
- the LOC120388116 gene encoding zinc finger protein 436-like isoform X2, producing MAKWEDLWVPSFQDFKERKLSKDTHTDDEIASESEEDDSPQPEGPEKVEPQGTLSRRSKSNVSQSKQSSEKQPQKPAGKRRGKSAPQERSLGKQQRIHKGEVPNACLECGKVFGRKSHLIRHQRTHRREKPTICNECGKSFSRSSTLVEHQRTHTGEKPYKCTECGKSFSQSSHLITHQRIHTGEKPYQCTICGKRFHQNSHLLTHQRTHTGEKPYQCTQCWERFSRSYTLTRHQRSHTGERPYQCPDCGKCFSLNSTLLSHQRTHTGEKPYKCSKCGKSFTRSSTLVQHQRTHIGDKIYTCPCCNKVACSSLFF from the coding sequence ATGATGAGATCGCAAGTGAGAGCGAAGAGGATGACAGTCCTCAGCCGGAAGGGCCTGAGAAAGTGGAGCCTCAGGGGACATTATCAAGAAGATCCAAATCGAATGTTTCCCAGAGTAAGCAGAGCTCAGAAAAGCAGCCGCAAAAGCCTGCAGGGAAGAGACGGGGTAAGTCTGCTCCCCAAGAGAGATCTTTggggaagcagcagagaatccACAAAGGGGAGGTGCCAAATGCGTGTCTGGAGTGTGGGAAAGTCTTTGGCCGGAAATCACATCTCATTAGACACCAGAGAACTCACCGGCGAGAGAAGCCGACCATTTGTAAtgagtgcgggaagagcttcagccGCAGCTCAACCCTTGTTGAGCACCAGAGAACCCACACGGGCGAGAAGCCCTAcaaatgcactgagtgtgggaagagcttcagccAGAGCTCCCACCTCATCACgcaccagaggatccacacaggcgAAAAGCCCTACCAGTGCACCATATGCGGGAAGCGCTTCCACCAGAACTCGCATCTCCTGACCCACCAGAGAACCCACACGGGGGAGAAGCCCTACCAGTGtacccagtgctgggagcgcttCAGCCGCAGCTACACCCTGACCAGACATCAGCGGAGCCACACGGGGGAGCGGCCCTATCAGTGCCCTGACTGTGGCAAATGCTTCAGCCTCAACTCCACCCTCCTCAGCCACCAGAGAACACACACAGGCGAGAAGCCCTACAAATGCTCTAAGTGCGGTAAGAGCTTCACACGGAGCTCCACGCTCGTCCAGCACCAGAGAACGCACATAGGGGACAAGATCtatacctgcccctgctgcaACAAGGTGGCCTGCTCTAGCCTGTTCTTCTGA
- the LOC120388116 gene encoding zinc finger protein 572-like isoform X1: MAKWEDLWVPSFQDFKERKLSKDTHTADDEIASESEEDDSPQPEGPEKVEPQGTLSRRSKSNVSQSKQSSEKQPQKPAGKRRGKSAPQERSLGKQQRIHKGEVPNACLECGKVFGRKSHLIRHQRTHRREKPTICNECGKSFSRSSTLVEHQRTHTGEKPYKCTECGKSFSQSSHLITHQRIHTGEKPYQCTICGKRFHQNSHLLTHQRTHTGEKPYQCTQCWERFSRSYTLTRHQRSHTGERPYQCPDCGKCFSLNSTLLSHQRTHTGEKPYKCSKCGKSFTRSSTLVQHQRTHIGDKIYTCPCCNKVACSSLFF, from the coding sequence CAGATGATGAGATCGCAAGTGAGAGCGAAGAGGATGACAGTCCTCAGCCGGAAGGGCCTGAGAAAGTGGAGCCTCAGGGGACATTATCAAGAAGATCCAAATCGAATGTTTCCCAGAGTAAGCAGAGCTCAGAAAAGCAGCCGCAAAAGCCTGCAGGGAAGAGACGGGGTAAGTCTGCTCCCCAAGAGAGATCTTTggggaagcagcagagaatccACAAAGGGGAGGTGCCAAATGCGTGTCTGGAGTGTGGGAAAGTCTTTGGCCGGAAATCACATCTCATTAGACACCAGAGAACTCACCGGCGAGAGAAGCCGACCATTTGTAAtgagtgcgggaagagcttcagccGCAGCTCAACCCTTGTTGAGCACCAGAGAACCCACACGGGCGAGAAGCCCTAcaaatgcactgagtgtgggaagagcttcagccAGAGCTCCCACCTCATCACgcaccagaggatccacacaggcgAAAAGCCCTACCAGTGCACCATATGCGGGAAGCGCTTCCACCAGAACTCGCATCTCCTGACCCACCAGAGAACCCACACGGGGGAGAAGCCCTACCAGTGtacccagtgctgggagcgcttCAGCCGCAGCTACACCCTGACCAGACATCAGCGGAGCCACACGGGGGAGCGGCCCTATCAGTGCCCTGACTGTGGCAAATGCTTCAGCCTCAACTCCACCCTCCTCAGCCACCAGAGAACACACACAGGCGAGAAGCCCTACAAATGCTCTAAGTGCGGTAAGAGCTTCACACGGAGCTCCACGCTCGTCCAGCACCAGAGAACGCACATAGGGGACAAGATCtatacctgcccctgctgcaACAAGGTGGCCTGCTCTAGCCTGTTCTTCTGA